One stretch of Streptomyces sp. 135 DNA includes these proteins:
- a CDS encoding aspartate carbamoyltransferase catalytic subunit, translating to MMRHLISAADLSRDDAVLILDTAEEMARVADRPIKKLPALRGRTVVNLFFEDSTRTRISFEAAEKRLSADVINFAAKGSSVSKGESLKDTAQTLEAMGVDAVVIRHGASGAPYRLATSGWIDAVVINAGDGTHQHPTQALLDAFTMRRRLVGPDAGLGQDLAGKHITLVGDVLHSRVARSNVDLLHTLGAEVTLVAPPTLVPVGVEQWPCEVSYDLDRVLAKSDAVMMLRVQRERMNAAFFPTEREYSRRYGLDGERMAKMPEHAIVMHPGPMVRGMEITAEVADSDRCTVVEQVANGVSIRMAVLYLLLGGNEPAVTHTRSNDSETK from the coding sequence ATGATGCGACACCTCATCTCGGCCGCCGACCTCTCCCGCGACGACGCCGTCCTGATCCTCGACACGGCCGAGGAGATGGCGCGGGTGGCCGACCGGCCGATCAAGAAACTGCCCGCCCTGCGCGGCCGCACCGTGGTCAACCTCTTCTTCGAGGACTCGACCCGGACCCGGATCTCCTTCGAGGCCGCCGAGAAGCGCCTCTCCGCCGACGTCATCAACTTCGCCGCCAAGGGGTCGTCCGTCTCCAAGGGCGAATCCCTCAAGGACACCGCGCAGACCCTGGAGGCGATGGGCGTCGACGCCGTCGTCATCCGGCACGGCGCCTCCGGCGCGCCCTACCGCCTGGCCACCTCCGGGTGGATCGACGCCGTCGTCATCAACGCCGGCGACGGCACCCACCAGCACCCCACCCAGGCCCTGCTCGACGCCTTCACCATGCGGCGCCGCCTCGTCGGACCCGACGCGGGCCTCGGCCAGGACCTCGCGGGCAAGCACATCACCCTCGTCGGCGACGTCCTGCACAGCCGCGTGGCCCGCTCCAACGTCGACCTGCTGCACACCCTCGGTGCCGAGGTCACCCTCGTCGCCCCGCCCACCCTGGTGCCGGTCGGCGTCGAGCAGTGGCCCTGCGAGGTCTCGTACGACCTGGACCGCGTCCTCGCGAAGTCCGACGCCGTGATGATGCTGCGGGTGCAGCGCGAGCGCATGAACGCCGCGTTCTTCCCCACCGAGCGCGAGTACTCGCGGCGCTACGGCCTGGACGGCGAGCGCATGGCGAAGATGCCGGAGCACGCCATCGTGATGCACCCCGGCCCGATGGTCCGCGGCATGGAGATCACCGCCGAGGTCGCCGACTCCGACCGCTGCACGGTGGTCGAACAGGTCGCCAACGGCGTCTCCATCCGCATGGCCGTCCTCTACCTGCTTCTCGGCGGCAACGAGCCTGCCGTCACCCACACCCGGTCCAATGATTCGGAGACCAAGTAA
- the pyrR gene encoding bifunctional pyr operon transcriptional regulator/uracil phosphoribosyltransferase PyrR codes for MDTQDPKDPAVARPVLEGPDIARVLTRIAHEIVERAKGADDVVLLGIPTRGVFLARRLATKLEEITGGKIPVGSLDITMYRDDLRMHPPRALARTEIPGDGIDGRLVVLVDDVLFSGRTIRAALDALNDIGRPRAVQLAVLVDRGHRELPIRADYVGKNLPTSLRETVKVQLTEEDGRDAVLLGAKPASA; via the coding sequence ATGGACACGCAGGACCCCAAAGACCCCGCTGTCGCGCGCCCCGTACTCGAAGGCCCGGACATCGCACGGGTGTTGACCCGCATCGCCCACGAGATCGTCGAGCGCGCCAAGGGCGCCGACGACGTGGTGCTCCTCGGCATTCCCACCCGCGGCGTCTTCCTCGCCCGCCGGCTCGCCACGAAGCTCGAAGAGATCACCGGCGGCAAGATCCCGGTCGGCTCCCTCGACATCACCATGTACCGCGACGACCTGCGCATGCACCCGCCGCGTGCGCTGGCCCGCACCGAGATCCCCGGTGACGGCATCGACGGCCGCCTGGTCGTCCTCGTCGACGACGTGCTCTTCTCCGGCCGCACCATCCGGGCCGCCCTCGACGCGCTGAACGACATCGGGCGTCCGCGCGCGGTGCAGCTCGCCGTGCTCGTCGACCGGGGCCACCGCGAACTGCCCATCCGCGCCGACTACGTCGGCAAGAACCTCCCCACGTCGCTGCGGGAGACGGTCAAGGTGCAGCTCACCGAGGAGGACGGCCGCGACGCCGTGCTGCTCGGCGCCAAGCCCGCCTCCGCTTAA
- the bldD gene encoding transcriptional regulator BldD, producing MSSEYAKQLGAKLRAIRTQQGLSLHGVEEKSQGRWKAVVVGSYERGDRAVTVQRLAELADFYGVPVQELLPGTAPGGAAEPPPKLVLDLERLAHVPAEKAGPLQRYAATIQSQRGDYNGKVLSIRQDDLRTLAVIYDQSPSVLTEQLISWGVLDADARRAVAHEEV from the coding sequence ATGTCCAGCGAATACGCCAAGCAGCTCGGGGCCAAGCTCCGCGCGATCCGTACCCAGCAGGGCCTTTCCCTCCACGGCGTCGAGGAGAAGTCCCAGGGACGCTGGAAGGCGGTCGTCGTGGGGTCGTACGAGCGCGGCGACCGTGCCGTGACCGTGCAGCGCCTCGCCGAGCTGGCGGACTTCTACGGCGTCCCCGTGCAGGAGCTCCTGCCCGGCACGGCTCCCGGTGGCGCCGCCGAGCCGCCGCCGAAGCTCGTCCTCGACCTGGAGCGCCTGGCCCACGTGCCTGCGGAGAAGGCGGGCCCGCTCCAGCGGTATGCCGCCACGATCCAGTCGCAGCGCGGTGACTACAACGGCAAGGTGCTCTCGATCCGCCAGGACGACCTGCGCACCCTCGCCGTCATCTACGACCAGTCCCCCTCGGTCCTGACCGAGCAGCTCATCAGCTGGGGCGTCCTGGACGCGGACGCGCGTCGCGCGGTGGCCCACGAAGAGGTCTGA
- the nusB gene encoding transcription antitermination factor NusB, producing the protein MAARNTARKRAFQILFEADQRGTDVLTVLADWVRHSRSDTRQPPVSEYTMELVEGYAQHERRIDELISQYAVGWTLDRMPVVDRNILRLGAYELVWVDGTPDAVVLDEAVQLAKEFSTDESPSFVNGLLGRFKDLKPSLRRDEA; encoded by the coding sequence GTGGCTGCTCGTAACACGGCCCGCAAGCGCGCCTTCCAGATCCTCTTCGAGGCGGACCAGCGCGGAACGGACGTCCTGACGGTCCTCGCCGACTGGGTGCGCCACTCGCGGTCCGACACCCGGCAGCCGCCGGTGAGCGAGTACACGATGGAACTCGTCGAGGGGTACGCGCAGCATGAGCGACGCATCGACGAGCTCATCTCGCAGTACGCCGTCGGATGGACCCTGGACCGCATGCCGGTCGTCGACCGGAACATCCTGCGGCTCGGCGCCTACGAACTGGTCTGGGTCGACGGCACCCCCGACGCGGTGGTCCTCGACGAGGCGGTCCAGCTCGCCAAGGAGTTCTCCACGGACGAGTCGCCGTCCTTCGTCAACGGCCTGCTCGGACGCTTCAAGGACCTGAAGCCGTCCCTGCGCCGGGACGAGGCGTAA
- the efp gene encoding elongation factor P, with translation MASTNDLKNGLVLKLEGGQLWSVVEFQHVKPGKGPAFVRTKLKNVLSGKVVDKTFNAGVKVETATIDKRDMQFSYMDGDYFVFMDMETYDQLHVDKKAVGDAANFLIEGFTASVAQHEGEVLYVELPAAVELVIQETEPGVQGDRSTGGTKPATLETGHQIQVPLFITTGEKIKVDTRTSDYLGRVNS, from the coding sequence GTGGCTTCCACGAACGACCTCAAGAACGGCCTGGTGCTCAAGCTCGAAGGCGGCCAGCTCTGGTCCGTCGTCGAGTTCCAGCACGTCAAGCCCGGCAAGGGCCCGGCCTTCGTGCGCACCAAGCTCAAGAACGTGCTCTCCGGCAAGGTCGTCGACAAGACGTTCAACGCCGGCGTCAAGGTCGAAACGGCCACGATCGACAAGCGCGACATGCAGTTCTCCTACATGGACGGCGACTACTTCGTCTTCATGGACATGGAGACGTACGACCAGCTGCACGTCGACAAGAAGGCCGTCGGCGACGCCGCCAACTTCCTGATCGAGGGCTTCACCGCCTCCGTCGCGCAGCACGAGGGCGAGGTGCTCTACGTCGAGCTGCCCGCCGCCGTCGAGCTCGTCATCCAGGAGACCGAGCCGGGCGTCCAGGGCGACCGCTCCACCGGTGGCACCAAGCCCGCCACCCTGGAGACCGGCCACCAGATCCAGGTGCCGCTCTTCATCACCACCGGTGAGAAGATCAAGGTCGACACCCGCACCAGCGACTACCTCGGCCGGGTGAACAGCTAA
- a CDS encoding aminopeptidase P family protein has product MSEVYAVRRERVRERCAAGGGAAALISRPANVRYLAGAAPRGAVLLVGTDEDVLLCGRPPGDLPGEGRPDEALRTRLLPAPGADPAVAGAGLAAAQGVESLAVEEHHLTVARHRALGSVAPGLRLVDLGGAVEQLRFVKDEEEISCLRIAAEIADQALGELLESILVGRTERHLALELERRLVDHGADGPAFPTSVGTGPNSGKGGHRPSDRRVEEGDFLSVCLGASYRGYCCEIGRTFVIGTSPADWQIELYDLVFAAQRAGREALVPGAACRDVDRAARHPLDSAGYADGLAPLTGHGVGLEIDEDPQLAPSAMGKLDACVPVTVEPGVHLPGRGGVRIDDTLVVRPEADGGPELLTITTKELLAL; this is encoded by the coding sequence ATGTCAGAGGTGTACGCGGTCCGCAGGGAGCGGGTGAGGGAGCGGTGTGCCGCGGGTGGTGGTGCGGCGGCGCTGATCTCCCGGCCCGCCAACGTCCGCTATCTCGCCGGAGCGGCGCCCCGCGGCGCCGTGCTCCTGGTCGGCACGGACGAGGACGTCCTGCTGTGCGGGCGCCCACCCGGTGACCTGCCGGGCGAGGGGCGGCCCGACGAAGCGCTGCGGACGCGGCTGCTGCCCGCGCCGGGCGCCGACCCGGCCGTCGCCGGGGCCGGGCTCGCCGCCGCACAGGGAGTCGAGTCGCTGGCCGTCGAGGAGCACCACCTGACGGTGGCCCGGCACCGGGCGCTCGGCTCGGTCGCGCCGGGGCTGCGGCTGGTGGACCTCGGCGGGGCGGTGGAGCAGCTGCGGTTCGTCAAGGACGAGGAGGAGATCTCCTGCCTGCGGATCGCCGCGGAGATCGCCGACCAGGCGCTGGGGGAGCTGCTCGAGTCCATCCTCGTCGGGCGCACGGAGCGGCATCTGGCGCTGGAGCTGGAGCGGCGCCTGGTGGACCACGGCGCGGACGGGCCCGCCTTCCCGACCTCCGTCGGCACCGGGCCGAATTCCGGCAAGGGCGGCCACCGGCCGTCCGACCGCCGGGTGGAGGAGGGCGACTTCCTCTCCGTCTGCCTGGGGGCGAGCTACCGCGGATACTGCTGCGAGATCGGGCGTACGTTCGTCATCGGGACGTCTCCCGCGGACTGGCAGATCGAGCTGTACGACCTCGTCTTCGCCGCTCAGCGGGCGGGCAGGGAGGCCCTCGTACCCGGTGCGGCCTGCCGCGACGTGGACCGGGCGGCACGTCATCCACTGGACTCCGCGGGCTATGCGGACGGGCTCGCTCCGCTGACTGGACACGGTGTGGGGCTCGAAATCGACGAGGACCCGCAGCTGGCGCCCTCGGCCATGGGTAAACTGGACGCTTGCGTGCCGGTCACCGTCGAACCGGGGGTTCACCTCCCGGGCCGGGGTGGTGTCCGGATCGATGACACGCTCGTCGTGCGCCCCGAGGCGGACGGCGGACCCGAGCTACTCACCATCACGACCAAGGAACTGCTCGCGCTGTGA
- a CDS encoding Pro-rich N-terminal domain-containing protein yields MQHAVGSPLPPPHQPGHGPATGWSPAAQQPPGAPQPPAPGFAGTPAAPHTQGQAPHTQGQPPHAPGHAPPASAPPPRPQGQAPATLQLGPGPVPPTPDTTGHIQLPPGGPVAMPSPPQGTAQADSGATTLAVLLIGPAGAGKTSVAKFWAEHRRVPTAHISLDDVREWVRSGFADPQSGWNDHSEAQYRLARRTCGFAARNFLANGISCILDDAVFPDRPVVGLGGWKRHVGPGLLPVVLLPGLEVVLERNAERSGNRRLTDEEVARIHGRMAGWYGSGLPIIDNSQMDVPATARVLDDVLARAIASPPQW; encoded by the coding sequence ATGCAGCACGCAGTGGGGTCTCCGCTGCCGCCGCCCCATCAGCCGGGGCACGGACCGGCCACCGGCTGGTCCCCGGCCGCACAGCAACCGCCCGGGGCCCCGCAGCCCCCCGCGCCGGGCTTCGCGGGCACTCCCGCCGCCCCGCACACCCAGGGACAGGCCCCGCACACCCAGGGACAGCCTCCGCACGCCCCGGGCCACGCTCCCCCCGCGTCGGCGCCGCCGCCCCGCCCGCAGGGCCAGGCGCCCGCCACCCTTCAGCTGGGGCCGGGCCCCGTGCCGCCGACCCCGGACACCACGGGACACATCCAGCTGCCGCCCGGCGGCCCCGTCGCGATGCCGAGCCCCCCGCAGGGCACGGCGCAGGCCGACTCCGGCGCCACGACGCTCGCCGTGCTGCTCATCGGCCCTGCGGGCGCGGGCAAGACGAGCGTGGCCAAGTTCTGGGCCGAGCACCGGCGCGTCCCGACGGCCCACATCAGCCTCGACGACGTACGCGAATGGGTCCGCTCCGGGTTCGCCGACCCCCAGTCGGGCTGGAACGACCACTCGGAGGCGCAGTACCGCCTGGCCCGCCGCACCTGCGGCTTCGCCGCGCGGAACTTCCTGGCGAACGGCATATCGTGCATCCTCGACGACGCCGTCTTCCCCGACCGCCCGGTCGTGGGCCTCGGCGGCTGGAAGCGCCACGTGGGGCCGGGGCTGCTGCCCGTCGTGCTCCTGCCGGGCCTGGAAGTAGTCCTGGAGCGCAACGCCGAGCGCAGCGGCAACCGCCGCCTCACCGACGAGGAAGTGGCCCGCATCCACGGCCGCATGGCCGGCTGGTACGGCTCGGGCCTGCCCATCATCGACAACTCCCAGATGGACGTTCCCGCCACGGCCCGCGTCCTGGACGACGTCCTGGCCCGCGCCATCGCGAGCCCGCCGCAGTGGTAG
- the aroB gene encoding 3-dehydroquinate synthase → MTTEQSPTRIHVGGTAGTDPYEVLVGRQLLGELPGLIGDQVKRVAIIHPEALAETGDALREDLAGQGYEVVAIQVPNAEEAKTAEVAAYCWKALGQSGFTRSDIIVGVGGGATTDLAGFVAATWLRGVRWIAVPTTVLGMVDAAVGGKTGINTAEGKNLVGSFHPPAGVLCDLAALDSLPVNDYVSGLAEIIKAGFIADPVILELIEADPQAARTPAGPHTAELIERSIKVKAEVVSGDLKESGLREILNYGHTLAHAIEKNERYKWRHGAAVSVGMLFAAELGRLAGRLDDVTADRHRTVLESVGLPLTYRYDQWPKLLETMKVDKKSRGDLLRFIVLDGLGKPTVLEGPDPAVLLAAYGEVGQ, encoded by the coding sequence ATGACGACGGAGCAGAGCCCCACCCGTATCCACGTCGGCGGCACCGCCGGTACGGATCCGTACGAGGTCCTGGTCGGTCGGCAGCTCCTCGGCGAGCTGCCCGGCCTCATCGGCGACCAGGTCAAGCGCGTCGCGATCATCCACCCCGAGGCGCTCGCCGAGACCGGTGACGCGCTCCGCGAGGACCTCGCAGGCCAGGGGTACGAGGTCGTCGCCATCCAGGTGCCGAACGCCGAGGAGGCCAAGACGGCGGAGGTCGCCGCGTACTGCTGGAAGGCGCTCGGCCAGTCCGGGTTCACGCGCAGCGACATCATCGTCGGCGTCGGCGGCGGGGCCACCACTGACCTCGCCGGGTTCGTCGCCGCGACCTGGCTGCGCGGCGTGCGCTGGATCGCCGTCCCGACCACGGTGCTCGGCATGGTGGACGCGGCGGTCGGCGGCAAGACCGGCATCAACACCGCCGAGGGCAAGAACCTCGTGGGGTCCTTCCACCCGCCGGCCGGGGTCCTGTGCGACCTCGCGGCGCTCGACTCGCTCCCGGTGAACGACTACGTCTCCGGGCTCGCGGAGATCATCAAGGCCGGTTTCATCGCCGACCCGGTCATCCTGGAGCTCATCGAGGCGGACCCGCAGGCCGCCCGCACGCCCGCGGGGCCGCACACCGCCGAGCTGATCGAACGCTCCATCAAGGTCAAGGCCGAGGTCGTCTCCGGCGACCTCAAGGAGTCGGGCCTGCGCGAGATCCTCAACTACGGGCACACCCTCGCGCACGCCATCGAGAAGAACGAGCGCTACAAGTGGCGGCACGGCGCCGCCGTCTCCGTCGGCATGCTCTTCGCCGCCGAACTCGGCCGTCTGGCCGGGCGCCTGGACGACGTGACGGCCGACCGGCATCGCACCGTCCTTGAGTCCGTCGGGCTGCCGCTGACCTACCGCTACGACCAGTGGCCCAAGCTCCTGGAGACCATGAAGGTCGACAAGAAGTCCCGCGGTGACCTGCTGCGCTTCATCGTCCTTGACGGCCTCGGCAAGCCGACCGTCCTGGAGGGCCCCGACCCGGCGGTGCTGCTCGCCGCGTACGGCGAAGTGGGTCAGTAA
- a CDS encoding shikimate kinase, whose product MSGPQIVLVGPMGVGKTTVGELLADRLGTAFRDTDADIVAAQGREISDIFVDEGEPYFRELEREAVRAAVQEHTGVLALGGGAILDESTRALLAPHPVVYLSMDVEEAVKRTGLNQARPLLAVNPRKQWRELMDARRQLYAEVARAVVATDDRTPEEVAQAVLDALELKEA is encoded by the coding sequence GTGAGCGGCCCGCAGATCGTTCTCGTCGGCCCCATGGGCGTGGGCAAGACGACGGTCGGCGAGCTGCTCGCCGACCGGCTCGGCACCGCCTTCCGGGACACCGACGCCGACATCGTCGCCGCCCAGGGCCGCGAGATCTCGGACATCTTCGTCGACGAGGGCGAACCGTACTTCCGCGAGCTGGAGCGGGAGGCGGTACGCGCCGCCGTCCAGGAGCACACAGGCGTCCTCGCGCTCGGCGGCGGCGCGATCCTCGACGAGTCGACGCGCGCGCTGCTCGCCCCGCACCCCGTCGTCTACCTCTCGATGGACGTCGAGGAGGCCGTCAAGCGCACCGGACTCAACCAGGCGCGCCCCCTGCTCGCCGTCAACCCGCGCAAGCAGTGGCGCGAGCTGATGGACGCCCGCCGCCAGCTGTACGCCGAAGTCGCCCGCGCGGTCGTCGCCACCGACGACCGCACCCCCGAAGAGGTCGCCCAGGCGGTCCTCGACGCACTGGAGTTGAAGGAAGCATGA
- the aroC gene encoding chorismate synthase, with amino-acid sequence MSRLRWLTAGESHGPALVATLEGLPAGVPITTEMVADHLARRRLGYGRGARMKFERDEVTFLGGVRHGLTMGSPVAIMVGNTEWPKWEQVMSADPVDPAELAELARNAPLTRPRPGHADLAGMQKYGFDEARPILERASARETAARVALGAVARSYLKETAGIEIVSHVTELAAAKAPYGVYPTPADVEKLDADPVRCLDADASEAMVAEIDQAHKDGDTLGGVVEVLAYGVPVGLGSHVHWDRRLDARLAAALMGIQAIKGVEVGDGFDLARVPGSKAHDEIVTTEDGIRRTSGRSGGTEGGLTTGELLRVRAAMKPIATVPRALATIDVATGEAAKAHHQRSDVCAVPAAGIVAEAMVALVLADAVAEKFGGDSVPETRRNVRSYLDNLQIR; translated from the coding sequence TTGAGCAGGTTGCGCTGGCTGACCGCTGGGGAGTCCCACGGACCCGCACTTGTCGCCACGCTGGAGGGACTTCCCGCCGGCGTGCCGATCACCACGGAGATGGTGGCGGACCACCTGGCCCGGCGGCGGCTCGGCTATGGACGCGGCGCGCGCATGAAGTTCGAGCGCGACGAGGTCACCTTCCTCGGTGGCGTACGGCACGGCCTGACCATGGGCTCGCCGGTGGCGATCATGGTCGGCAACACCGAGTGGCCCAAGTGGGAGCAGGTCATGTCGGCCGACCCGGTCGACCCCGCCGAACTCGCCGAGCTGGCCCGCAACGCCCCGCTGACCCGCCCCCGCCCCGGCCACGCCGACCTCGCGGGCATGCAGAAGTACGGCTTCGACGAGGCCCGGCCGATCCTGGAGCGCGCCTCCGCCCGTGAGACCGCGGCCCGCGTCGCGCTCGGCGCGGTCGCCCGCTCGTACCTCAAGGAGACGGCCGGGATCGAGATCGTCAGCCATGTGACGGAGCTGGCGGCCGCCAAGGCCCCCTACGGCGTCTACCCGACCCCCGCCGATGTCGAGAAGCTCGACGCCGACCCCGTGCGCTGCCTGGACGCCGACGCGTCGGAGGCGATGGTCGCCGAGATCGACCAGGCCCACAAGGACGGCGACACGCTGGGCGGCGTGGTCGAGGTCCTCGCCTACGGCGTGCCCGTCGGGCTCGGCTCGCACGTGCACTGGGACCGGCGGCTCGACGCCCGTCTCGCCGCCGCGCTCATGGGCATCCAGGCCATCAAGGGCGTCGAGGTCGGCGACGGCTTCGACCTCGCGCGCGTGCCGGGCTCCAAGGCGCACGACGAGATCGTCACCACCGAGGACGGCATCAGGCGCACCTCCGGCCGCTCCGGCGGCACCGAGGGCGGCCTGACCACCGGTGAACTGCTGCGCGTACGCGCCGCGATGAAGCCCATCGCGACCGTGCCGCGCGCGCTCGCCACCATCGACGTGGCCACCGGTGAGGCCGCCAAGGCGCACCACCAGCGCTCCGACGTGTGCGCCGTCCCGGCCGCCGGCATCGTCGCCGAGGCCATGGTCGCCCTCGTCCTCGCCGACGCCGTCGCCGAGAAGTTCGGCGGCGACAGCGTGCCCGAGACGCGGCGCAACGTCCGCTCCTACCTCGACAACCTCCAGATCCGGTGA
- a CDS encoding shikimate dehydrogenase, with translation MSAPQRRAAVLGSPIAHSLSPVLHRAAYEALGLTDWTYDRFEIDEAALPGFVGELGPEWAGLSLTMPLKRAIIPLLDEVSGTAASVEAVNTVVFGEDGRKVGDNTDIPGMVAALRERGIEQVDSAAILGAGATASSALAALARICTGEVVAYVRSDARAAEMRQWGERLDVEVRTEDWEDAREALSAPLVIATTPAGATDALSGLVPERPATLFDVLYDPWPTELAARWSAYGGAVVSGLDLLVHQAVLQVEQMTGRGPAPLDAMRKAGEHALAER, from the coding sequence ATGAGCGCGCCACAGCGTCGAGCCGCCGTCCTCGGCTCCCCGATCGCCCACTCCCTCTCTCCGGTGCTGCACCGCGCCGCTTATGAGGCACTCGGGCTGACCGACTGGACGTATGATCGTTTCGAGATCGACGAGGCGGCCCTGCCCGGATTCGTCGGGGAACTCGGCCCGGAATGGGCGGGGCTTTCCCTGACGATGCCGTTGAAGCGGGCGATCATTCCGTTGCTCGACGAGGTCAGCGGGACCGCCGCCTCCGTGGAGGCCGTGAACACCGTCGTGTTCGGCGAGGACGGCCGGAAGGTCGGTGACAACACCGATATCCCCGGCATGGTCGCCGCGCTGCGCGAACGCGGCATCGAGCAGGTCGACTCCGCCGCGATCCTCGGCGCCGGCGCCACCGCGTCGTCCGCGCTCGCCGCCCTCGCGCGGATCTGCACCGGCGAGGTCGTCGCGTACGTACGCAGTGACGCCCGCGCGGCCGAGATGCGGCAGTGGGGCGAGCGGCTCGACGTGGAGGTCAGGACCGAGGACTGGGAGGACGCCCGCGAGGCGCTGAGCGCGCCGCTGGTGATCGCCACGACCCCGGCGGGCGCCACGGACGCGCTGTCGGGCCTGGTGCCCGAGCGTCCGGCGACCCTCTTCGACGTGCTGTACGACCCGTGGCCCACCGAGCTGGCGGCCCGCTGGTCGGCGTACGGCGGGGCGGTCGTCAGCGGGCTCGACCTGCTCGTGCACCAGGCCGTGCTCCAGGTCGAGCAGATGACCGGCCGCGGCCCCGCGCCGCTGGACGCGATGCGCAAGGCGGGGGAGCACGCGCTCGCCGAGCGATAG